The following proteins come from a genomic window of Phacochoerus africanus isolate WHEZ1 chromosome 9, ROS_Pafr_v1, whole genome shotgun sequence:
- the CCDC177 gene encoding coiled-coil domain-containing protein 177, with amino-acid sequence MVDPVPEEEKAEAEPGGPGGDEAAASVPPDSQDAQQPAASSTTASAAVPRKAEVPGAAEGGRREQSPLLHLDLFNFDCPEAEGSRYVLTSPRSLEACARCAVKPVELLPRALADLVREAPGRSMRVATGLYEAYEAERRAKLQQCRAERERIVREEKRRLFTPLGPATTAAPAPSAGSSSSCSSASLPASPAPRAARKASSSPSPARPQPPPTGSRAGRKSHSLDSLSRRREGALSSESGASSSSYSGESLRELHWPPRASARNSCPAGSASSAPNPLGRPSALALVPLTGRSFSLGDLSHSPQTAQHVERIVRQVRAERGLRGVPERDRKIAALMLARHQEERLLLEQRAAAHGQWERQRVRAEQRREREEREKQRALEQGRRAWAAQVEERRGRRGREEREEARRRQRQCERSEERRRELAERQGLLRRERVERAAQEDRLRKLQQEQNLKQREEGLQEGRERSEQARRERAQRAARAKQRQEGQLQREKRELSRAERARHEALLQGRARQEREEREGLRSSLEASLGRAQENYEQLVEQRTRELRERARREELQGRRAKEAAERKEREHQAHLEALARAGERRLQHATQAAEEAVQQKARRVGQSRLEKERAQRANKEKVERDEDCRRRELIQAIGRKLERSEQLSRERRSALESARSTARASFHVREKVRQETNTRSFDRMVREAQLHASLDRK; translated from the coding sequence ATGGTGGATCCCGTGCCTGAAGAGGAGAAGGCGGAAGCCGAGCCGGGAGGCCCAGGAGGGGATGAAGCCGCCGCGTCCGTGCCCCCCGACTCCCAGGACGCCCAGCAGCCTGCGGCCTCCTCGACCACGGCCTCCGCGGCGGTGCCCCGAAAAGCTGAAGTCCCAGGCGCAGCAGAAGGTGGGCGGCGGGAGCAGTCCCCGCTGCTGCACCTCGATCTCTTCAACTTTGACTGTCCGGAGGCCGAGGGCAGCCGCTACGTGCTGACCAGCCCTCGCTCGCTAGAGGCCTGCGCCCGCTGCGCCGTTAAACCCGTGGAGCTGCTGCCACGGGCCCTGGCGGACCTGGTGCGCGAGGCCCCGGGCCGCTCTATGCGGGTGGCCACCGGCCTGTATGAGGCATACGAGGCGGAGCGGCGCgccaagctgcagcagtgccggGCTGAGCGTGAGCGTATCGTGCGCGAGGAGAAGCGGCGCCTCTTCACGCCGTTGGGCCCCGCGACCACCGCGGCCCCGGCCCCCAGCgcgggcagcagcagcagctgcagcagcgccaGCCTCCCGGCCTCGCCCGCACCGCGCGCCGCTCGCAAGGCCTCCTCCAGCCCGTCCCCGGCCCGGCCGCAACCTCCGCCCACAGGGTCGCGGGCAGGTAGAAAGAGCCACTCACTAGACTCCCTGTCCCGCCGCCGGGAGGGCGCCCTCAGCTCGGAGTCCGGCGCGTCATCGTCGTCCTATAGCGGGGAGAGCCTGCGGGAGCTGCACTGGCCGCCGCGGGCCTCGGCCCGGAACAGCTGCCCCGCGGGGTCGGCGTCCTCTGCTCCCAACCCGCTGGGCCGCCCGTCCGCCTTGGCCTTGGTTCCACTCACTGGCCGAAGCTTCAGCCTCGGCGACCTGAGCCACTCGCCGCAGACAGCACAGCACGTGGAGCGCATCGTGCGCCAAGTGCGTGCGGAGCGGGGTCTGCGCGGGGTGCCGGAGCGCGACCGGAAGATCGCGGCGCTGATGCTGGCGCGGCACCAGGAGGAGCGCCTGTTGCTGGAGCAGCGCGCCGCGGCCCACGGCCAGTGGGAGAGGCAGCGCGTCCGCGCGGAGCAGCGGCGGGAGCGCGAGGAGCGCGAGAAGCAGCGCGCCCTGGAGCAGGGCCGCCGGGCCTGGGCAGCGCAGGTGGAGGAACGGCGCGGCCGCCGGGGCCGCGAAGAGCGCGAGGAGGcgaggcggcggcagcggcagtgTGAGCGCAGCGAGGAGAGGCGGCGGGAACTGGCGGAACGCCAAGGGCTCCTGCGGCGGGAGCGGGTCGAGCGCGCGGCCCAGGAGGACCGGCTGCGCAAGCTGCAACAGGAGCAGAACCtgaagcagagggaggagggcctGCAGGAAGGGCGCGAGCGGTCCGAGCAGGCCCGCAGGGAGCGCGCCCAGCGCGCAGCCCGCGCCAAACAGCGGCAGGAGGGCCAGCTTCAACGCGAGAAGCGGGAGCTGAGCCGAGCCGAGCGCGCGCGCCACGAGGCGCTGCTGCAAGGCCGGGCCCGGCAAGAGCGCGAAGAGCGAGAGGGCCTGCGGAGCTCCCTGGAGGCCAGCTTGGGCCGTGCGCAGGAGAACTACGAGCAGCTGGTGGAGCAGCGCACACGGGAGCTGCGTGAGCGGGCCCGTCGGGAGGAACTGCAGGGCCGGCGGGCCAAGGAGGCAGCGGAGCGCAAAGAGCGGGAGCATCAGGCTCACCTGGAGGCGCTGGCCCGGGCGGGCGAGCGGCGGCTGCAGCACGCGACGCAGGCGGCTGAGGAGGCTGTGCAGCAGAAAGCAAGGCGTGTTGGCCAGAGCCGGCTGGAAAAGGAGAGGGCCCAGCGCGCCAACAAGGAGAAGGTGGAGAGGGACGAAGACTGCCGCCGGAGGGAGCTGATCCAAGCCATCGGGCGCAAGCTGGAACGCAGTGAGCAGCTGTCTCGCGAGAGGCGCAGCGCGCTGGAGAGCGCCCGCTCCACAGCCCGGGCCTCCTTCCACGTGCGCGAGAAGGTGCGCCAGGAGACCAACACGCGCTCTTTCGATCGCATGGTGCGAGAGGCCCAGCTGCATGCCAGCCTGGACCGTAAATGA